A stretch of Desulfobacter hydrogenophilus DNA encodes these proteins:
- a CDS encoding PEP/pyruvate-binding domain-containing protein: MKTDKTGADEPFIKIYHEIMAYRVANILLVSSPYDAFIMEEEGRLSDRIINEYKGLNLSNPPKLTLAFSVTEAFEQLERKHFDLILAMPGLTGMDVYAFGRQVKEQYPQIPFYPMFHDTCDINQYENENHEAIVDRAYIWSGDTYLLLAIIKNFEDEKNVAFDTKNAKTRVIIMVEDSPYHYSSLLPVLYKHIVIQTQLVMDDSINEEQRILKKKSRPKILLAHNYDQAMALFEHYRPYVLSIFTDMRYAINGQEDPHAGCKILTRIKSELPDLPVLILSTEEKNREIAKAIDAQFINKKSNNLHDQIKSFFVTHLGFGAFVFRMPDSSEIARASNLREVEKLLPDIPDASLLHHARRNDFSRWLLVRNEVDFALSLKPYIIDDFSDASAIRRFLIERIRSRRRDSRQGLVIEFDPEKFDSDTDFMKIGTGSLGGKARGLAFMSYQLGIDPALGQKFPDIDITIPQTFVIATDEFNIFVEENKLFQLLEQDTVPDDIQVVERFLKAELPRRLKMNLRAYIQNVHYPIAVRSSSLFEDSHYQPFAGLYKTYMLPNTDTSIEKRLEHLSTAVKLVYASTYLKAPRSYARSTMHRTQDEEMAVVLQEITGTRYKNYFYPSISGVAKSYNFYPIAHLKAEEGISYIALGLGKIVVDGGKTLRFCPKYPQFLPQFSMIDDIMENAQKYFYALKMDGLPNLETFLGVDEDPCVTRLNIADAKDHPAVQMLCSSYNLQDDRIRDRFIDKDFPVLTFANILKYNGFPLADILAEATALGARWMGTSVEVEFAVDLPVEGIRSRPRFSLLQIRPMGQYKQNIEVTITQKDLKNAFCYSTNSLGNGEYKDIRDIVYVDPKTFEPNEMALVAGEINKINAMFNDTGTKYILIGPGRWGSSDPWLGIPVVWNNISNVGGMVETTIESIKADFSQGSHFFQNITSLGIPYITVQDNANDFIDYNFFHSLEPATTTRHLKHIRFDEPVRILVDGTTSQAVIMQSLDESGIDIMDDIPVIDSP; the protein is encoded by the coding sequence ATGAAAACAGACAAAACAGGCGCTGATGAACCTTTCATAAAAATTTATCATGAGATCATGGCCTATAGGGTGGCGAATATTCTTCTGGTATCCAGCCCCTATGATGCTTTTATTATGGAAGAAGAGGGCCGACTTTCAGACCGTATTATCAATGAATATAAGGGGCTGAATCTGTCCAACCCCCCGAAACTGACCCTTGCGTTCTCAGTCACGGAAGCCTTTGAACAACTTGAACGCAAACATTTCGACCTGATCCTTGCCATGCCCGGACTGACGGGGATGGATGTCTACGCCTTTGGCAGACAGGTGAAAGAGCAATATCCACAGATCCCCTTTTATCCGATGTTCCACGACACCTGCGATATTAATCAGTATGAGAATGAAAACCACGAAGCCATTGTTGACCGGGCCTATATCTGGAGCGGAGATACCTACCTGCTGCTGGCCATTATAAAAAACTTTGAAGATGAAAAAAATGTGGCCTTTGATACGAAAAATGCAAAGACCCGGGTTATTATAATGGTAGAGGATTCCCCGTATCATTACTCTTCTTTGCTGCCGGTCTTGTACAAACACATCGTCATCCAGACCCAGTTGGTCATGGATGATTCCATTAATGAAGAGCAAAGAATTTTAAAAAAGAAGAGCCGACCTAAAATTCTGCTGGCCCACAACTATGACCAGGCCATGGCACTGTTTGAGCATTACAGGCCCTATGTACTCAGCATTTTCACGGATATGCGCTACGCCATTAACGGACAGGAAGATCCCCATGCCGGCTGCAAAATTTTAACCCGAATCAAATCAGAACTCCCGGACCTGCCCGTCCTGATTCTAAGTACTGAGGAAAAAAATAGAGAGATTGCAAAAGCCATAGATGCCCAGTTTATCAATAAAAAGTCAAACAACCTCCATGACCAAATCAAAAGCTTTTTTGTCACACATCTGGGATTCGGGGCTTTTGTGTTCCGCATGCCGGACAGCAGTGAAATCGCCCGGGCCTCCAATTTAAGGGAGGTTGAAAAGCTGCTGCCGGATATCCCCGACGCATCCTTACTCCACCATGCCAGGCGCAATGATTTTTCTCGATGGCTGCTTGTCCGCAACGAAGTCGATTTTGCCCTAAGCCTCAAGCCATATATCATTGATGATTTCTCCGACGCATCAGCAATCAGGCGGTTTCTCATTGAACGCATCCGCTCCCGGCGCAGAGACTCCCGCCAGGGGCTTGTCATTGAATTTGACCCGGAAAAATTTGACTCGGACACGGATTTCATGAAAATCGGAACCGGGTCCCTGGGCGGCAAGGCAAGGGGACTTGCGTTCATGTCCTATCAACTAGGCATAGACCCTGCTTTGGGCCAAAAGTTCCCGGATATTGATATAACCATCCCCCAGACCTTTGTCATTGCCACGGACGAATTCAACATTTTTGTGGAGGAAAACAAGCTGTTCCAGCTTTTAGAACAGGACACTGTGCCGGATGACATCCAGGTGGTAGAGCGTTTTCTTAAAGCGGAATTGCCCCGCCGGCTGAAAATGAATTTAAGGGCGTATATTCAAAATGTACATTACCCCATTGCCGTCAGATCTTCGTCCCTGTTTGAGGACTCCCATTACCAGCCCTTTGCGGGGCTTTATAAAACTTATATGCTGCCCAATACCGACACAAGCATTGAAAAACGCTTGGAGCACCTGAGTACGGCCGTAAAGCTGGTATATGCCTCAACCTATCTGAAAGCCCCGAGATCCTATGCCCGGTCCACCATGCACAGAACCCAGGACGAAGAGATGGCCGTGGTGCTCCAGGAGATCACCGGTACCCGGTACAAAAACTATTTTTACCCTTCTATCTCAGGAGTGGCCAAGTCCTATAATTTTTATCCCATTGCCCATCTTAAAGCGGAAGAGGGCATTTCCTACATTGCACTGGGGCTGGGAAAAATTGTCGTGGACGGCGGGAAAACCCTTCGGTTCTGCCCGAAGTATCCACAATTTTTACCCCAGTTTTCCATGATTGATGATATTATGGAAAACGCACAGAAATATTTTTACGCCCTGAAAATGGACGGATTACCGAACCTTGAAACATTTTTGGGCGTTGATGAAGATCCCTGTGTGACCCGACTGAACATTGCTGATGCCAAGGACCATCCAGCCGTCCAGATGCTTTGCTCCTCCTATAATTTACAGGATGACCGTATCCGGGACCGGTTTATTGACAAGGATTTTCCTGTGCTCACCTTTGCCAACATCCTGAAATACAACGGCTTTCCACTGGCAGATATCCTGGCCGAAGCCACAGCTTTAGGGGCTCGTTGGATGGGCACATCCGTTGAAGTGGAATTTGCCGTGGACCTGCCTGTTGAAGGTATCCGGTCAAGGCCGCGCTTCTCCCTGCTGCAGATCCGGCCCATGGGCCAATATAAACAAAACATCGAGGTAACAATTACACAAAAGGATCTTAAAAACGCATTCTGCTATTCCACCAATTCCCTTGGCAATGGTGAATACAAGGATATCCGGGATATCGTGTATGTGGATCCCAAAACCTTTGAACCGAATGAAATGGCTTTAGTGGCAGGGGAAATTAACAAAATTAATGCAATGTTCAACGATACCGGCACAAAATACATACTCATCGGACCGGGGCGTTGGGGGTCTTCAGACCCGTGGTTGGGCATTCCCGTGGTGTGGAACAATATTTCCAACGTAGGGGGCATGGTGGAGACTACAATTGAAAGCATCAAGGCGGATTTTTCACAGGGATCCCATTTTTTTCAGAACATCACCTCCCTGGGCATTCCTTATATAACCGTACAGGACAACGCTAACGATTTTATTGATTATAATTTTTTCCATAGCCTGGAACCTGCCACGACCACCCGGCACTTAAAACACATCCGGTTTGACGAGCCCGTAAGAATCCTCGTAGACGGAACAACCTCCCAAGCCGTAATAATGCAGAGCCTTGACGAATCCGGAATCGATATCATGGATGATATTCCAGTAATAGACTCACCATAA
- a CDS encoding helix-turn-helix domain-containing protein codes for MIDRIYLSILNEIDQKKTLTAAAQALCLTQPALTHRSIGPRLWQKDGHGLIRSLNSSA; via the coding sequence ATGATTGACCGGATTTATCTGTCCATATTAAACGAAATTGACCAAAAGAAAACTTTGACAGCGGCAGCCCAAGCCCTTTGCCTGACCCAACCGGCCCTGACCCACAGAAGTATCGGCCCCCGGCTCTGGCAAAAAGACGGCCATGGGCTGATCCGATCTCTCAACAGCTCGGCTTAA
- a CDS encoding THUMP domain-containing class I SAM-dependent RNA methyltransferase, whose amino-acid sequence MNIPKKAILQKGQGRTRKLAKLKYIYERESRYFAQVAESVKTLALKEIQDLGGKNTQRVFRGIWFEADKSTFYKIVYLSRLVSRVLVPLVEFECKDKDELYKGAKTIRWEEFLTPKKTFSIASNVSESQINHSNFAGLRVKDAIADYFRDRTNRRPSVNTLAPWIMINVHVHKDRATISIDAGSGPLHKRGYREARVSAPMQETVAAAIIALSGWHGEQPLLDPMCGSGTLLCEALMHYSRIPAQVFREQFGFERLPDFNAQEWKAVKTAADEAIRPLPRGLIRGSDIDESAVEATRTNLMGLHHGGEIDVDLLDFRQLDPVENAVIVTNPPYGIRMGKDQNMKLFYNNLGRFLKEQCKSSTAYVYFGDPGFIKHVPLAPSWKKNLEIGGLDGKLVKYQLY is encoded by the coding sequence TTGAACATACCCAAAAAAGCTATTCTCCAGAAGGGACAGGGCAGAACTCGAAAACTGGCCAAGCTTAAATATATTTACGAGCGGGAATCCCGCTATTTTGCCCAGGTGGCTGAAAGCGTCAAGACTCTGGCATTAAAAGAGATCCAGGATCTTGGTGGGAAAAATACCCAGCGCGTGTTCCGGGGCATCTGGTTTGAAGCGGATAAATCCACATTTTATAAAATAGTTTATCTTTCCCGCCTGGTGTCACGGGTGCTTGTGCCCCTGGTCGAGTTTGAATGCAAGGACAAGGATGAATTGTACAAGGGTGCCAAAACAATCCGATGGGAAGAATTTTTAACCCCCAAAAAAACCTTTTCCATCGCGTCCAACGTGTCTGAATCACAGATTAACCATTCTAATTTTGCAGGATTGAGGGTCAAGGACGCCATTGCCGATTATTTCAGGGACAGGACCAACCGCCGGCCTTCAGTAAATACCCTGGCACCCTGGATCATGATCAATGTTCACGTACATAAAGACCGGGCCACCATTTCCATTGACGCAGGTTCAGGGCCTTTGCACAAGCGCGGATACAGGGAAGCCAGGGTTTCGGCCCCCATGCAGGAAACCGTGGCCGCAGCCATTATTGCCCTGAGCGGATGGCATGGAGAACAACCGTTGCTGGATCCCATGTGCGGATCCGGGACCCTGCTGTGCGAAGCCCTGATGCATTACAGCCGGATTCCGGCCCAGGTTTTTCGTGAACAGTTTGGATTTGAGCGTCTGCCCGATTTTAATGCCCAGGAATGGAAAGCGGTGAAAACGGCGGCAGACGAAGCCATCCGGCCATTACCCAGGGGGCTTATCCGGGGAAGCGATATAGACGAATCTGCTGTTGAGGCAACACGAACTAACCTGATGGGGCTCCACCATGGCGGAGAAATTGACGTGGATCTATTAGATTTCAGACAGCTTGACCCGGTGGAAAACGCGGTCATTGTCACCAATCCCCCTTACGGCATCCGCATGGGCAAGGACCAGAACATGAAATTATTTTACAACAACCTTGGTCGATTTTTAAAGGAACAGTGCAAAAGCTCTACGGCCTATGTATATTTCGGCGATCCGGGATTTATCAAACATGTGCCCTTGGCTCCCTCATGGAAAAAAAACCTGGAAATCGGTGGGTTGGATGGAAAGCTTGTAAAATACCAGTTATACTGA
- a CDS encoding HDOD domain-containing protein: protein MKILIVDDENISRNILLSKMTHMGTCVAVTNAKEALAELDKAKAENQPFNVITLDVSMPGMGGQELLELIRKKEDQNKIPKKDRVKIIMITARMNLGTINACIRRGCNGYLTKPVSQVQLIQSLSQMGFEPATAEKNNEESMSHSAGVGEIIKRFYSGKIILPVFPSIVKEIEELLAGKDPSVDDLAKIVEKDLVISSKLITIANSSLYKGLDDVNSLNGALVRLGLKHTLTVCSALATRNLFDSDDQALKTEMDKLWIHSFAVATLARRLAEEKGIDNLETIYLMGLVHDIGKMLLMKVFGDMYPDVCITNEDLQRAIHEIHTTFGGVLLKKMHFSKQIIKIAEFHHWDQFEENTEKELLVVSLADSLARELGFLFFYNKNENNTPEFEEGDLALETNDEFELDHDQVIKDLSGLSALKILGLDPEKVFSIIEQIHPMIKETSRAF from the coding sequence ATGAAAATTCTCATCGTGGATGACGAAAATATCTCCAGAAATATTCTGCTTTCAAAAATGACGCATATGGGTACCTGCGTGGCCGTGACCAACGCCAAAGAGGCCCTGGCAGAACTTGACAAAGCAAAAGCGGAAAACCAACCCTTTAATGTCATCACCCTTGATGTATCCATGCCCGGCATGGGCGGTCAGGAACTTCTTGAACTCATCCGGAAAAAAGAGGATCAAAACAAAATCCCCAAAAAAGATCGGGTAAAAATTATAATGATAACCGCCCGAATGAATTTGGGCACAATCAATGCCTGCATCAGACGCGGCTGCAACGGGTACCTTACAAAACCGGTGAGCCAGGTCCAGTTGATCCAAAGTTTGTCCCAAATGGGCTTTGAGCCTGCCACCGCAGAAAAAAACAATGAAGAAAGCATGTCCCACAGTGCCGGTGTAGGAGAGATCATCAAGCGGTTTTATTCGGGAAAAATTATACTGCCGGTGTTCCCGAGTATTGTCAAGGAGATTGAGGAGCTGCTGGCCGGCAAAGACCCCTCTGTTGATGATCTGGCAAAAATTGTGGAAAAGGATCTGGTAATCTCAAGCAAACTTATTACTATTGCCAACTCCTCACTTTACAAAGGCCTGGATGATGTAAACAGCCTTAATGGCGCGCTGGTGAGGCTTGGCCTCAAACACACCCTGACCGTATGTTCGGCCCTTGCAACAAGAAACCTTTTTGATTCAGACGATCAAGCGCTTAAAACAGAAATGGACAAACTCTGGATTCACTCCTTTGCCGTAGCCACCCTGGCAAGACGCCTGGCCGAAGAAAAAGGGATTGATAACCTGGAAACCATTTACCTGATGGGTCTGGTCCATGATATCGGAAAAATGCTTTTGATGAAGGTCTTTGGGGACATGTATCCGGATGTTTGTATCACTAATGAGGATCTGCAACGTGCGATTCACGAAATCCACACCACCTTTGGCGGGGTTCTGCTTAAAAAAATGCACTTTTCCAAACAGATTATAAAAATTGCCGAATTTCACCACTGGGACCAGTTTGAAGAGAATACGGAGAAAGAATTGCTTGTGGTCAGCCTTGCTGATTCCCTGGCCAGGGAACTGGGGTTCCTCTTTTTTTATAATAAGAATGAAAATAATACCCCTGAATTTGAAGAAGGCGATCTTGCCCTGGAAACCAACGATGAATTTGAACTGGACCACGATCAAGTCATAAAGGACTTGTCCGGTCTGTCTGCACTAAAAATTCTGGGGCTGGATCCCGAAAAAGTTTTTTCAATCATTGAGCAAATCCATCCCATGATCAAGGAGACCTCCCGTGCATTCTGA